AGCCTATTCTCTTGGATTAGAATATTTACGCATTTTAAGTAAAGAAGACTTTACAGTACGAGATATGAAGTCAGGCTCAACTACAGATAAGAAATCATTTCTTTCCTATGGTATTGGTGGCTTTTTGATCATGCGGGGCCTGGATGCGGATGGTTCAATAATTCCCGAGGCTGATCGCATGTATTTTAACGAACAAGCTCAAATTTATGAGTTGTCTACTTTTGGAGGTGGAATATTGGCTGGAATATCCTCATATTTTAAATTACCTGCAAATTTATTCTTAACATTATATTTTGCTCCCGGTATTGGTTTAGAGTATAAATATGTTAAAACAGAAACCGTCAACTATGTGCCTTCAAATCCGGTTGTATACAAAGCATTGGTATTTGGGGCACTTGGATACAATTTAAAGAAATTCTACATACATGCCACATTTGGTTCAAATTGGTATATCACCGATCTCGATTATAATAATGATTTGTTTTTAAGTGTAACCAAAGCGAAGTTTATTGTGGGATATAAACTGGGTAATTTGCGTAAAAAGAAATAGCACAAACCAGCAAGGAACAAACTTATTGATACTCTTGATCTGATTTTAAAATTTATTTTACAGAATAAAAAAAAAAGACTGTGAATCACAGTCTTTTTAAGTAGCGAGGAGCAGAATCGAACTGCCGACCTCCGGGTTATGAATCCGACGCTCTAACCATCTGAGCTACCTCGCCATTATCATCATTTTAGGCCCTTAAAGGCATTCTAAAATTCGAGTTTGCAAATATAGAAACAAATTTATTTACGGCAAGTAAACCATCTAAAAATATTTAAATAAAATATTTTTTTTAGAAATAGATAATCTATATATTGCCTTCAAAAATAAATTAGGAATGTCAAATAAAGTAAGAATAGACTTGGAATTTCCTATACATGCATCGCCAAGTTTTTTGTTCCAGTACATCTCTACTCCTGACAGTATGGGAGAGTGGTTTGCAGACAATGTGAATTCGCGTGGAAAGAAGTATATTTTTATGTGGAATGATGTTGAGGAGGTAGCCGAAAGAATAGGTCAGAAAACGGACACTTTTATAAGATTTAAATGGGAGGAAGATGAGGATGAAGATACTTTTTTTGAATTTCGCATCGAAGTGGATGATCTCACAAAAGATGTATCGTTGCTGGTAGTTGATTTTGCTGAGGAAGATGAAGTTGAAGAATCCAAAATGTTTTGGGAGAACCAGATTTCAGAATTGAAGCATGTTATTGGAGGCTAACTCCAAT
This DNA window, taken from Lutimonas zeaxanthinifaciens, encodes the following:
- a CDS encoding START-like domain-containing protein — translated: MSNKVRIDLEFPIHASPSFLFQYISTPDSMGEWFADNVNSRGKKYIFMWNDVEEVAERIGQKTDTFIRFKWEEDEDEDTFFEFRIEVDDLTKDVSLLVVDFAEEDEVEESKMFWENQISELKHVIGG
- a CDS encoding DUF4421 family protein, whose amino-acid sequence is MKLRLIQLVFGVLLALNGHASNLSENDTLPSPGQVLDSIVLSDKLNWSVRAVTNFKQQQFRLGNGDHKLIYRPNNPFGVGFGVANEKIVIDVLFNIKGGEENQTKKFAAEGSVLLSKNLFSFMLENVHGYQIESLQNDQDNFRDDISAYSLGLEYLRILSKEDFTVRDMKSGSTTDKKSFLSYGIGGFLIMRGLDADGSIIPEADRMYFNEQAQIYELSTFGGGILAGISSYFKLPANLFLTLYFAPGIGLEYKYVKTETVNYVPSNPVVYKALVFGALGYNLKKFYIHATFGSNWYITDLDYNNDLFLSVTKAKFIVGYKLGNLRKKK